CGCCATTCGCCAGACGCTCGAAGCGACCGGCGTGAAGACCAAGCACATCGTTTCGGCAGTGGGTGGCCGCGATGTCATCGTGAAGAAAATCGCGATCGAGCGCGTGAAGGAAGCGCAGGCGCGCGAATTGATGCGCTGGGAAGCCGAACAGCACGTCCCGTTTGACATGGAATCGGTGGAGCTGGACTTCCAGATTCTCGATCCGGATGCCGATGGGCTCGAGATGAGCGTGCTGCTGGTGGCCGCGAAGCGTGAACTCGTGGAGGCCAAGCGCACGCTGCTGACCGATGCCGGCGCCGCACCCTCGATCATCGATGTCGACTCGTTCGCCTTGCACAACGCGTTCGAGGCCAGTCATCCCGACGCGATGAAGGGGACCGTGGCGCTGCTCAACATCGGCAACGAAGCCACGAACCTGAACATCCTCGACGAAGGCGTGCCGATCTTGACGCGCGACCTCACCGTGGGAACGCGTCGCTTCCGCGAAGACCTGCAGCGCGAGCACGGCGTCAATGGGGACGAGGCCGAAGTCATGCTCCGCGGCTACGACCGCACGATGGCGCTCGACAGTGTGGTGGCCATGCGGGGCGAAGAAATTGCCGTGGGCATGGAGCGCGCTGCCACGTTCCTCGCAACCTCGTCACGGAGCTTCGGGCAGATCCGCGCCGTGTTTGCATGCGGCGGCGGGGCCCGGGTCCCGGGACTGCTGCCGTGGTTGTCGGAGCGGCTGCGCATTCCGGTTCAACTGGCCAATCCGTTGGCCCGCGTGATCGTGCGCGAAGGCGCCCTGGAGTTCCTGTCCACCGATGAAGTCGCACCGCTGCTGATGCTGCCGGTGGGACTCGCTCTCCGCGCAGCGGCTTGAGGATCGCGCCATGATGATTGAAGTCAACCTCCTCCCCGGCGGCAAGAAGCCGACTCGGGGCGCCTCCAAATTCGACGTCGCCAGCATGTTCGGCGATATCGGCGCCCGCGTGCGTGATCCATGGTTGGTGGGTGCGGCCTCCACCGTGGTGGTGGCCGTCGCGGCCGTCGGGATTCTGTTCACGTCACAGAACGCGCGCGCCAGCGAAGTCGGTGGCAAGATCGAGCGCGCCGTCCGCGACTCCACGCGTTACGCCAAGGTGCTGGAAGCGCGACGCAAACTGTCGGCGGAGCGGGATTCGGTGCATCGCCAGCTGCAGATCATCCGCACCATCGACGACAACCGCTACAACTGGGCGCACATCCTCGATGAAGTGAGTCGTTCACTGCCGGCGTATACCTGGCTCACGATTCTTGAGCAGACCAGCAAGATGCCGTTGCCGCCAGGCGCGGACACGGCCAGTGCGAGCGCGAGGGCCGCGATGGCCGTCCCGTCACGCGCGGCCGCCGCGGCGGCCAAGGACAAGAAGGTGAAGCCGGTCGTCGACACGGTGAACATTCATCCCGACCTCACGTTCCGCGTCGTGGGACAAACCGTCGACATCCAGGCGCTCACGATGTTCATGCGCCAGATGGAGAGCTCGCCGTTCATCCAGAAGGTCGCCTTGACGAAATCCGAGATCGTGATCGTGGACGAAAAGGACGTCACGCAGTTCGAACTCTCGGCGTCGTATGAAGTGCCGCCCCCGGGGGTCGTCCGGACCTCTCCGCTCGTCGTCCCGGTTCGCTGACCAGAGGATCATATGGCTCTGCTTCCAACTTCCCAGCGCGATCAAATCAAGCTGATGATCGGCTTCGCGGCGGCCGCGCTGGCCGTTGCGTACTATGTGTATCCCTACGCCGCGCGCGATGAACAGATCGCCGCGGACGCGCAGCGCTTTGCCCAACTCGAGGACGCCAACCAGAAGGCGGCGCGCGAGTTTGCCGGCGGCAGCATCGACGAACTGCGCGTGCAGACGGCCGAGAATCGGTCGGCGCTGACCGTGATGCGGCGTCTGGTGCCGACCGGCAACGAAGTGCCGGCGTTGCTTGAAGAGGTCAGCACGGCCGCGCGGCGCGCGGGCCTTGACGTCGGCGGGGTGACGCCCGAAGCGGTGATACCGGGTGACAAGTACGACACCTATCGCTACACCGTCACCATCATCGGCGGCTACCACCAGTTCGGCGCGTTCCTCGCCAACGTCGGATCACTCGCGCGCATTGTCGCGCCGGTGAACTTCTCGATCGTCACCGGCGGACCGGGTCGCCCGCAGATGATCAAGACCTCGGACAAGAATTCGTTGGCGTCCACGATCACGCTGCAAACCTACGTTGAACGCACGGCGCCGGCGAAACCGGCAACGGCGAAGGAGAGGTCGTCATGATCCGCACCATGGTGCGAACGCTGTCCGTCGCCTCGATGGCGATGGTACTGACCGCGACAGGCGGGCGGTTGCAGGCCCAGGCGGCGGCACAGACGGTGACCCGGGAATCGGCTGGCACGGTCAGCCCCGCCGTGTCGCCGAAGAAGACCGCGATGCCCACAGAAGTCACGATTCAGCGCGAAGTGTTCGACTACAACGGCGGCGGACGGCGTGATCCGTACAAGTCGCTCATGAGCACCAGCGATGTCCGTCCACTGCTCAGTGATTTGCGGCTGACGGTCGTCGTGTTCGATGCCACCGGGGACAACTCCGTCGCCATTCTGCGCGACTCGTTCTCGAAGCAGCAGTATCGCGTGCGGGTCGGCCAGCAGCTGGGCCGGTTGCACGTGAGTTCGATCAAGCAGAAGGCGGTGCAGTTCACGGTTGAGGAATTCGGATTTAATCGCATCGAAACGCTGCCGCTGAGCAGTGACACGACGAAAGTGAGGAACCCATGATGGGACCGACGACCGTCGCGGTGATGACCGCGGCTCTCGCACACGCGGCGCTGGGAAGTGCCACCTTTGGCGCATCCACCGTCCGCGAGGCAGTGCCCGCAGGCTCAACCGCATACTCGGCCGCCCCGGCCATCTCGCACGATGACCCGGCACCGGCCAATGGCCGCGTCTCGCGCATCAGTGTCGGACCTGGCACGGGCGGCGCGGAGATCGCGATCACACTCGACTCGAGCGTGACTGTTCGACACTTCACCCTGGACGGACCCGCACGGCTCGTCGTCGATCTGGGTGGGGCCAGCCTGACCGTACGAGGCGCCGCCTACGATGGACAGGCCCGCGGACCGATCCGGAACGTGCGCTTGTCGCAGTATCGCAGCGATACGGTGCGCATGGTCATCGATCTCGATGCCACACGGCAGTACTCGGTCGATCGCTCGGGCGGCAAGCTCCGGGTGAGCGTGACCGGTCCCGCCGTCGCCATCGCCCAGTGGGAAACCAGGGCAGTCGGCGGCGAGTCCACCACGCACGTGGCGGCCGGTCGCCTCGATGCGCCGGCACCGACGTTCGCCTTACCGGTCGTCACCAGCGATTCGAGTCGTCCGAAGGTGTCCGTTCCGTCGCTCGCCGAGCAGGCGCGTGGGGAGGCCGTGACACTCGATGTGACGCGCGCCGAAAAGTCGCGGGCCGAGGCGGTCAAGGCGGAAGTCGCCCGCAAGGAGCTCAAGGCCATCGCCGACGCGCCAATGGTCGGTCGGGCCGGCGCCGCGGGCCGCACGGGAACGCAACAGTCGCAACAACAGCAGAAGGCGCGTATCACCGTCAGCTATGACGGCATCGATATCCGCGATGTGATTGCGGCGTTCGCCGCGTTCTCCACGCGCACAATCGTGGTGGGCAAGGAAGTCTCGGGGATGGTCACGGCCGACATCAACGACAAGCCATGGGACGTCGCGCTGCAGGCCATCCTGCAGGCGCAGGGTCTGGCCGCCACCGAAGACGCCAGCGGCATCATCACCGTGGACAGCTATCGCAATCTGGCGTCCAATCAGGCGCTGGAACCGATGGAAACGCGGATCATCAACGTCAACTACGCGAAAGCGGCCGTGCTCGAGAAGACGGTGCAGTCGTTGTTGGCGCGTGACTGCACGGGTCTGTCCACGATGGCCACGGGACGCGAACTCGGCATGCCCATGAATCAGGGCTCGTCGGGCGGCGGTCAGGGCGGCAATCAGCTCAGCGGGCAGGGCTGTGTCGTGCGCGGCAACGTGGCGTCGGACAGCGCCACCAACAAGCTGATCATCACCGAAGTGCCGTCGCGTCTGCCGGAGATTGTCTCACGGCTGCAGGAACTCGACATCCGGACGCAACAAGTCGCGATCAAGGCGAAGATCATCTTCGTCAACCGCACCGGCATCCAGGATATCGGACTGGCGTACGATCTGGGCACCGGCACCAAGCAATTCTTCCAGCAGCTTGTGCCGCGCACCGATCCCAGCACGCTGACGGGCATCGACACCGACGGTGACGGCGTACCGGATGCCACGGGCGGCGGCACGCCGTTCCAGGGACCGGCCCGTATCGCTCTGGGTGGGAATGCGATTTCGGGTATCGCCAACGCGAACAACGCCATCAAGCCGAACGCCCTGAACCTCATCTACAGCACGGCCCTCGGCCGCTATCAGCTGACCGCGTTCATCAACGCACTGCAGACGTCGTCGCTGGCTGATGTGCAGTCCGAGCCGAGCGTCACGATCCTCAACAACCGCACCGCGCAGATCTTCGTCGGCCAGGAAATTCCGATCCGTGTGATCGACGCGAGTTCGGGTGGCGGCGCGCAAGGTGGCGGCGGTGGTGGCGGCGGCGGCGCGCAGGGTTCGCCCAATGCGGCGGCCTTCTTCCCGCGGGCCACTGTGTCCAAGGAAGAGGCGGGCATCAAGCTCACCGTGTCACCGCAGATCACCAACAACAAGATGGTGCTGCTCGACATCCAGGCGGAGAACTCCAGCGCCGAGATCTCGAACACCGACGTCGGCGTGATCTTCAATCGCCAGCGGGCTGACTCCAAGGTGCTCGTCGCGGATGGAGAGGCGGCCGTCATCGGCGGTCTCACGGTCACGGAGACTACACGCTTTCGCAGCGGCATTCCGGTCCTGATGAATCTCCCCTTCATCGGTCGCCTTTTCTCGCAGAACTCCAAGAACGAGACGAAGCGCGATCTGCTGATCCTTGTCACGCCACATATCCTGGAAGACGGCGCAGTGCCGCCTCCGGGCCGCTGACCGCCGAGGATCTCCGACTCATGAATCCATTCACTCCGATCCGCGCCACGGCGCGGACCCGGCCGACCGCGACGATGCGTCGCGTGCTCGTCGCCCTGGGCGCGGTTGTCGCCCTTGGCGCGTGCAATGGCGATGAAGTAATCGATCCGCCCTTCCGGGACGCGGTGAAGCCGCGTGTCACAGTCGCCAAGGGCAACAGCCAGTCCGACACCACGCTCGTCATGTCGGTGAACGCTACCGACAACATCGGGCTGAAAACCATCCGCGTCACGATGAGCGGCGGCGTGTCGGCCGCGTACGACACCACCTTCACCAGTTCGATTCAAACCGCCACCCTCGCGCTCACCGTCAAGGTGCCGGCCAGCGCGCCGCTTGGCGCCACGGTGAACATCCAGGCCATCGCCATCGATGGCGCCACGAACATGTCTGACACGGCGCGCCTGGTAATGACCGTCGGCAATCTCGAGCCGCCGCACGCCGTCATCACCAGTCCGGCCGCCGGCTCGCCAGTGGTGTCCGGCAAGGCCCTCGTGCTCTCGCTGTCGGCACGGGCACGCTACAAGGTGCGCACGTTGGGGTATCAGATTGCCGGTGCCTACGTGACACGGGATTCGGTGCTCTATGGCGCCCCGCTCCGCGATTCCATCGCGCTGCTGGATACGCTCACGATTCCCGATACGGTCCGCGGATCGGTCATCACCGTCACGCCGTTCATCGTCGACTCGCTCAGCCAGCGCGTGCTGGGCACGCCGGTGTCGTATGCCGTCCAGAACGCGACGAATGCGAACACGATCCCCGTGGTGCGCGCCGGCGTCACGACGCGCATGGAAATCAACGATACCATCTTCGTGGAAGCCACCGATCCGGTGGGCATCTCCACGCTCGGATACGAGGTGCGGTCGTTTGCCGGTCAACTGATCACGGCCGACTCCGTCAGCTCCACCGGCGGCTTCTCCACGCTCGTGCGCACGTTCCGCACGCGCCTGCCGGTCACCACGTTCCCCACCAGCGTCACCATCACCGGCTTCGCGCGCAATGCGAACGGACGACGCGACGTCACGCGCTATTCGTCAGGCGCCCTGCGTTTCGATACGGTGGCGGTCGTGGCGGGCTACACCAACCCGCTGCCCAACGGCGGCAAGGTGGCCGATGCGCTGTATTTCCCGCGCAACGATCGGCTCTATCTCACCAACATCGAGCGCAATCAGCTTGAAGTCTTCAATCTGGCCGACTCGTCGTTCCGTCAGTCCATCAACGTCGGGTCGCGTCCCTGGGGCATCAGCGCCTGGCCGCGCAATCGGGATGGGCTCATGGGCGACACGCTCCTGGTGGCCAATTCCGGTGGGACGAACATCAGCTATGTCGATCTGAACACCGGAAACACCGGACGGGAAGTGTTCCGCTATGCGTTGCCGAACATCGTGGCGTACAGCATCACCACCGTGAAGTCGAACACCACCGATCAACCGATCACGCAGCGCACGGTGTACGACTTCAGCGATCGACCGCAGTTCCTGGCTACCACATGCACCGGTGGGACGGTGGCCGGATCGCCGTGTCAGGACGTGATTGTGGTGTACTCCACCACGCCGACGCCCGGACAGTCGACGCCGTTTGCCAGTCAGGGCACGATGCGGTGGGAAAACGTCACCCAGCGCACATCGCACTTCTTCTTCGAACAGGCGATGGGTCAGTCGGCGGGACGCTCCGATACACTGGAAATCGAGCGCTACGCGGCCGCTGGTTTCGGCAATGATTCACTGCTGTTGCCGGCCAAGCAAACCATCGTCACGCCGAACGGGAATTTCAACTACTCGGTCGTCGTGCGACTCGACCAGTTGGCCTTCCGCGATACCACGTACGTGCGGAACTCGGGCAACTTCCGTCGCGCCGTCGTGGGCGAGGGTGGACCGGTGCTGGGCAGCCGTGCCATGACGTACGATGCCACGATGGGACTCGACCAGAGCACGCCGTTGCCGGTGATCGACCGTGGATTGTCGCGGCCGCTCGACGTCACCGACTTCATCGCGAATTCATTCGCGCGTGTTCAGGGCGTGGGGATCAACTTCGATGGCGAGTTGTCGGCGGTGAAGGGCGACTCGACATATATCTTCGATCGCACATTGCGCTTGCAGGGCATCCTGCAGTCGCGGTCCAGCGGTGGTGGTCTGGATTTCCATCCGCTCAATCGGGGCATGAATTCCACACCGCTCCGTACGCGGCTGGCGTTCGTCGCCTCCAGTGAAGCGGTGATCGATATCTTCGACACCTATTGCTATCAGAAGGTGGCGTCAGTGCCCATCCGCGACCCGATCATCGGTCCGGTGCGCGCGTCGATCCGCCCCAACGGGCAAATCGTCCTGGTCGGGGCAACGGTTCGCGGAGTGACGTTGGTGGCGCTGCCGGACAACTTCACCACAACCTGTCAGTGATACGCACCTCGTAACACGGGCATACGGTCCGACGGGCAACCCCGGACCGTGGCAGGCCAGCACCGCACGCCGTCTCCCTTCGGGGAGGCGGCGTGCGTTTTTGCGTGGAGGTGAATACGTTCCGAAATGCTTCGTTTCACGACGGCCGGTGAATCGCACGGCCCCGCGCTGGTGTCCACACTCGAAGGCATGCCCGCCGGCGTGCCGCTCCTCGCGGCTGACGTGGATGCGGAACTCGCGCGTCGTCAGCAGGGGTATGGCCGCGGACGACGCATGCAGATCGAAACCGATCGCATTGAATGGCTGGCCGGAGTGCGTGCCGGCGAGACGCTGGGTTCGCCGATCGCCATGCTGATTCGCAATCGCGACTGGCAGAATTGGGCGGAGATCATGGACCCTGCACCACGCGCTGAAGATGCCAGCGGTCCGCGCAAGCGTCACGTCACCCGCGTGCGTCCAGGGCACGCCGACTTGACGGGACTGCTCAAGTACGATCGCAGCGACGCGCGTGACATTCTCGAGCGCGCCTCGGCACGGGAAACCACCGCGCGGGTCGCGGCAGGCGCCATCTGTCGCGTCCTCCTGCGGGAGCTGGGGGTGCGCGTCGGGTCGCATCTCGTGCACCTGGGCGGCATCGATGCGGCGCGCCCCTCCGTGCTGCCGGACGACCTCAATGGCACCGCCGACCTGTCACCGTTGCGAACGCTCGATCGTAACGCGGAACAGTCAATGATCGAGCGCATCGATGCCGCCAAAAAGGACGGCAATACACTCGGCGGGATTTGTGAAGTGGTGGCCACGGGATTGCCGGTTGGACTTGGCTCCCACGTGTCATGGGACCGTCGGCTCGACGGTCGTCTTGGACAAGCGATGCTTTCAATCCCCGCGGTCAAGGGCGTGGAGATCGGACTCGGTTTCGAAACCGCACGTCGCACCGGTGCCGAGGTGCACGATGAAATGGAGGCAGCGCCCGGTCGGACGCGGGCGGGTCACGTAAGGCGTCACACCAATCGCGCCGGCGGGACGGAAGGCGGGATGACCACCGGTGAGGATCTGGTCGTCCGCGTGGCCATGAAGCCGATTGCGACCCTGATGCGCCCGCTGAACACGGTGGATGTGGCCACGGGTCAGGCCGCGTCTGCGGTTGCCGAGCGGAGTGACGTCACGGCAGTGCCCGCCATGGGTGTGATCGCCGAGTCGATGGCCGCGTTTGTGTTGGCGGACGCGATGCTGGAGAAGTTTGGTGGCGATTCGTTGGCAGAGGTACGCCGGAATCTGGACAGCTACCTGGCCCGTCTCGACGAACGACTGGGATGATCGGCCGGTGAGTGATCAACCGGGGGCGTTGTCAGACAAACCGGTCGGGCCGACGCCCACCGGTCATCTCATTTTCGTGGGACTGCCGGGGGCAGGGAAATCGTCGGTCGGTCGAATGGTCGCCAAGACGCTGGGCAGGTCATTCATGGATTTCGACCGGGAAATCGAGCGCCGGACGGGCAAGACGGTCGAACAGCTCTTTGCTGAGCAAGGAGAACGTGCGTTCAGGGACCGCGAAGTGGGGCTCACTCGTGAATTGCTCGCTGCGCCCCCGATGGTCTGGTCGCCGGGCGGCGGATGGGTGACGAATCCCGGCGTCCTGACGCTCGTCCGCCCTTCGTCGCGTATCATTCATCTTCTGATATCGCCCGCCGCGGCACTTGAACGATTGACCAGATCCAGGATCGTCCGTCCCTTGCTGAAGACGGCTGATCCACGGGTCACGATGGACGAATTATGGGCCAACCGAGCTGATCTGTATGCCCAGGCCGATTTGGTGATAGATGTGGAAGTTGTTGATTCACAACAGGTTGTGGAACGGATTGTGGCGCTTGCCCGCAACTTGACCACAGGACTAGGTTAGGAAATGGACGATCGTTGGGTGCCGGTGGTGGAGGATCTCCGCGAAAAATTCGCGGCCGATAGCGATGTGGTCGAGGTTGAGGCCTATCTGTCGTCGCAGGGGTACAGCCGTCGGCAAATCGGTGAGATTCTTTCCCTTCTTTATAGCGATACTGCATTCGAGCCAGCCTGGGACGGCTCGGTTCTGGCGCGTGAGGCACCTCTGCGAGTGCAGGGGCCGCATGAACGCGGCCGGTTTACTGCTGAGGCGTGGGGATACCTGGTGATGCTCGGGGGATCCGGCGCTGTCAACCTTCACGATTTCGAGCAGTTGGTCGAGCGGGCGCTGACACATGTGGATGGACGGATCGGCCTTCCGGAGATCCGTGCCCTCGCCGAAGAGGGTGGTTTTGATGATGCATCCGCCGGTAGCGAACGCACGCAGGTCCACTGAGAACTGATGACAACCAAGAAGGTTTCGAGCGGGACCAGCAAGCGCGCACCGGCCAAGAAGGCCGCCGTGAAACGTGCAACCAAGGGTGCAGCCAAAACGGCCGCACCGCCGGCGGCTGTCGCGCGTAGTGCACCCAAGCCCGCCGCGAAAACCACCGCAACCAAGTCGGCGGCCAAAAAGTCAGCGGTCAAGAAAGTCGCGGCGAAAAAGCTCGCTGGAAAGGCGACCAGTGCGCGGGCCAAGTCGCGCGCCGCACTGCGCGTCGTCGAGTCCAATGAAGAGGATGCGTTGGTTTCCTCGTCCGGGACGTCGCTGGTCATCGTCGAGTCGCCGGCCAAGGCCAAGACCATCGGCAAGTATCTGGGCCGAGGGTATACGGTGCGCGCCACGGTGGGTCACGTGCGCGATCTGCCCGCCAAAAAGCTTGGTATCGATATCGAACATGGCTTTGCCCCCCGACTATGTCACCATCGAGGGCAAGGAAGACATTCTCAACGACCTCAAGCGAATCGCCAAGGGCGCCAGCGAAATCTTCATCGCCACCGACCCTGATCGCGAGGGAGAGGCCATCGGGTGGCACGTGGAACAGTATTTCACGCAACCCAAGCGGCATGCCGTCACGGCACCCATTCGCCGCGTGATGTTCCACGAAATCACGAAGGACAAGGTCAAGGAATCCATGGCCAACCCCATGGATATCGACACGAAGAAAGTGGAGGCGCAGCAGGCGCGTCGCGTGCTTGATCGACTCGTGGGCTATAAGGCCAGCCCCGTACTCTGGAAGACCGTCAAGAAGGGTCTCTCGGCGGGCCGCGTGCAAACCGTGGCGCTCCGCATCATCGTCGAACGCGAACGCGAGATTCGCGCGTTCACACCCGTCGAGTATTGGACGATCGCCGCCGACCTGCACAAGGGCGCGCAGGCGTTCGTCGCCAAGTTGCATCACGTCGATGGCAAGAAGCCCGAATTGCCGTCGGGGGCCGATGCCGACCGGGTTCTCGCCGACCTCAAGGGACGCAAGAATTTCGTCGTGACGGAGGTCAAGCGTCGCGAGCGCCGCAAGAATCCGGCGGCCCCGTTCACGACGTCAACCTTGCAGCAGGAAGCCGCAAAGAAGCTGGGCTTCGGCTCCAAGCGGACCATGCGACTCGCGCAGGACTTGTACGAAGGCATCGATGTGGGCGATGCGGAGGGCGCCACGGGTCTCATCACCTACATGCGTACCGACTCGTCGCGGGTGTCCGAAACCGCCGCGGGCGCCGCGCGCGATTGGCTGCGAAAGGAGCACGGCGAAGCGTACCTGGCGCAGGCGCCGCAGCTCTATCCCAGTGGC
The Gemmatimonadaceae bacterium genome window above contains:
- the pilM gene encoding type IV pilus assembly protein PilM, whose amino-acid sequence is MAFLGRKKLTVGLDVGSGLVKAVVMDHTSGTPELTKVVITPLNDTAIVEGEVMDHAIVADAIRQTLEATGVKTKHIVSAVGGRDVIVKKIAIERVKEAQARELMRWEAEQHVPFDMESVELDFQILDPDADGLEMSVLLVAAKRELVEAKRTLLTDAGAAPSIIDVDSFALHNAFEASHPDAMKGTVALLNIGNEATNLNILDEGVPILTRDLTVGTRRFREDLQREHGVNGDEAEVMLRGYDRTMALDSVVAMRGEEIAVGMERAATFLATSSRSFGQIRAVFACGGGARVPGLLPWLSERLRIPVQLANPLARVIVREGALEFLSTDEVAPLLMLPVGLALRAAA
- a CDS encoding PilN domain-containing protein — protein: MMIEVNLLPGGKKPTRGASKFDVASMFGDIGARVRDPWLVGAASTVVVAVAAVGILFTSQNARASEVGGKIERAVRDSTRYAKVLEARRKLSAERDSVHRQLQIIRTIDDNRYNWAHILDEVSRSLPAYTWLTILEQTSKMPLPPGADTASASARAAMAVPSRAAAAAAKDKKVKPVVDTVNIHPDLTFRVVGQTVDIQALTMFMRQMESSPFIQKVALTKSEIVIVDEKDVTQFELSASYEVPPPGVVRTSPLVVPVR
- the pilO gene encoding type 4a pilus biogenesis protein PilO, with the translated sequence MALLPTSQRDQIKLMIGFAAAALAVAYYVYPYAARDEQIAADAQRFAQLEDANQKAAREFAGGSIDELRVQTAENRSALTVMRRLVPTGNEVPALLEEVSTAARRAGLDVGGVTPEAVIPGDKYDTYRYTVTIIGGYHQFGAFLANVGSLARIVAPVNFSIVTGGPGRPQMIKTSDKNSLASTITLQTYVERTAPAKPATAKERSS
- a CDS encoding AMIN domain-containing protein; this translates as MMGPTTVAVMTAALAHAALGSATFGASTVREAVPAGSTAYSAAPAISHDDPAPANGRVSRISVGPGTGGAEIAITLDSSVTVRHFTLDGPARLVVDLGGASLTVRGAAYDGQARGPIRNVRLSQYRSDTVRMVIDLDATRQYSVDRSGGKLRVSVTGPAVAIAQWETRAVGGESTTHVAAGRLDAPAPTFALPVVTSDSSRPKVSVPSLAEQARGEAVTLDVTRAEKSRAEAVKAEVARKELKAIADAPMVGRAGAAGRTGTQQSQQQQKARITVSYDGIDIRDVIAAFAAFSTRTIVVGKEVSGMVTADINDKPWDVALQAILQAQGLAATEDASGIITVDSYRNLASNQALEPMETRIINVNYAKAAVLEKTVQSLLARDCTGLSTMATGRELGMPMNQGSSGGGQGGNQLSGQGCVVRGNVASDSATNKLIITEVPSRLPEIVSRLQELDIRTQQVAIKAKIIFVNRTGIQDIGLAYDLGTGTKQFFQQLVPRTDPSTLTGIDTDGDGVPDATGGGTPFQGPARIALGGNAISGIANANNAIKPNALNLIYSTALGRYQLTAFINALQTSSLADVQSEPSVTILNNRTAQIFVGQEIPIRVIDASSGGGAQGGGGGGGGGAQGSPNAAAFFPRATVSKEEAGIKLTVSPQITNNKMVLLDIQAENSSAEISNTDVGVIFNRQRADSKVLVADGEAAVIGGLTVTETTRFRSGIPVLMNLPFIGRLFSQNSKNETKRDLLILVTPHILEDGAVPPPGR
- the aroC gene encoding chorismate synthase, producing MLRFTTAGESHGPALVSTLEGMPAGVPLLAADVDAELARRQQGYGRGRRMQIETDRIEWLAGVRAGETLGSPIAMLIRNRDWQNWAEIMDPAPRAEDASGPRKRHVTRVRPGHADLTGLLKYDRSDARDILERASARETTARVAAGAICRVLLRELGVRVGSHLVHLGGIDAARPSVLPDDLNGTADLSPLRTLDRNAEQSMIERIDAAKKDGNTLGGICEVVATGLPVGLGSHVSWDRRLDGRLGQAMLSIPAVKGVEIGLGFETARRTGAEVHDEMEAAPGRTRAGHVRRHTNRAGGTEGGMTTGEDLVVRVAMKPIATLMRPLNTVDVATGQAASAVAERSDVTAVPAMGVIAESMAAFVLADAMLEKFGGDSLAEVRRNLDSYLARLDERLG
- a CDS encoding shikimate kinase; protein product: MSDQPGALSDKPVGPTPTGHLIFVGLPGAGKSSVGRMVAKTLGRSFMDFDREIERRTGKTVEQLFAEQGERAFRDREVGLTRELLAAPPMVWSPGGGWVTNPGVLTLVRPSSRIIHLLISPAAALERLTRSRIVRPLLKTADPRVTMDELWANRADLYAQADLVIDVEVVDSQQVVERIVALARNLTTGLG
- a CDS encoding DUF494 family protein, which encodes MDDRWVPVVEDLREKFAADSDVVEVEAYLSSQGYSRRQIGEILSLLYSDTAFEPAWDGSVLAREAPLRVQGPHERGRFTAEAWGYLVMLGGSGAVNLHDFEQLVERALTHVDGRIGLPEIRALAEEGGFDDASAGSERTQVH